In Pyrus communis chromosome 15, drPyrComm1.1, whole genome shotgun sequence, the genomic stretch GATATACCACAAACAGCCTATGCTCTATATATATAGCAAGAAAAGAGCTACATACTCACCCAGGAGATATGGTTTTGAACGAGAATTTAATGCAGGAGATTTTCTGTTGTACGGTATACATTGGATGCACAATCATCAATCTACTATATCAGACAAGATTTGGTGagttatatatatttgtaggATAATATCAAATCTCGGGCAGATTTTATTggcaaaagaaaatttgtaatttgattCAGAAACTTATTAACGTGAGTTGGttgtgcttttttattttatttttgttaatattcATGGGACTTGTTCTTTATATGGATTGATATTGTCTGTTAATTTTCATACATGCATGAATGCAAGCGCGCCAAAGATAGGGATATCTCTGTATACACTTTTAAGGGAATCCAACCTCAGTCTTGTTTTcgagttttcttttttcttttttttttttttcttttttctttttaatttccttTTGTGCAAATTCTTGTTTAGGAGGATAAGATACTTATCCTAATAATTCATATACTATGTCTTGAGAAATTTCTTACGATATTATCAcatttactaaaaaaaacatTGAGACAAAGTCCTAATGTTAATTCTCGTATTTTCATAATTGTAAGAAGCTTTAAATTCGAATTTGAGTTCTCGttgtttaaattaaaaagactctCAAACCAGACAAGAGACTTTCCCATAGTTTACCTCCTTCCTTATGCTCACCATTCTCCTCCGACACAACAAAAATGGTTTTCACTcgtatttttttctttacataTCCTTATTTATTTCGATGCTAATTGAAGGACAAAACTTTATCTGTGTACAAAAGAACGAACATGAGTATGTTGAAATCATTTCCTAAAAGAGTTATGTTATAGGAACTAAATTCGTAGAGTAAATTgtacaaactaaatgacatgaaagttgatgattagattattacttaaaataTCCTGATGATTATCATAAACGAAATACcacaaatttgaaactacaaaacaaaaataaaaataggaaTCCGAAATTAACCCGAGCCGAGCCCACGCGCCTAACTCGAACCGAGTCGTTCGAGAGCGTCCATGGCGGCTTTCAATCTGGGCTGCACCCTCAGCGCCGCCTCGTAAGCCTTCCTGGCCTCCTCCGTCATCTTCTTCCCCTCGTAGCACTCTCCCAACGTACAAAATGCCTTCACATTCTCCGGACTCAGCTCCACAGCCCGATTCAAATCCTCAATCACCGGGTCAACCTGGGCTTTCCGGTTCATCGACAGCATGATCTCCGCCCTCTTGACGAGCGCATCGCCGCGCTCCTCGTCGGTCAGGCTCTTGCGGCAGAGAGGGGACAGCGCGACATCGATGGCGTCGAGTGCGGAGGTCTTGTATCCCTGGGCGTCGAGGGCGAGGGATTTGAGGATGTGGGCGGCGGCGTCCTTGGGGACGAGCGCGATGGCCTTTTCGGCCTCGTCGAGGGCCTGCTGGGAGAGGGAGGCGGAGGCGGAGGAGGAGAGGGAGTCGGCGGATCGGGACTGGGCGAGGAGCTGGGCGCCGAGGACGAAGTGGCGCTTGGCCCGGGCGGCGGTTTTGTTACGGAAGCGGTAGCGGAGTTTGGCGAAGAGCTTCTGGGGGATGTTGTTGATGGTGAGGAAGGCGATGACGACGAAGAGGATTAGGCCGGCTTGGAGGAGAATGTCCTTCACGATTCGGGACTTATCGATCGGTGCCGATTCCTCTGTTTGGGAATTGATGTATCGGAGTTGGGATTGAAGGAAATCCATGGGTGGGTGTTTGGGAATTGGGTTTAGGGAGGATCGGTAGATATGGGGAAATTGGGAAGGGAGGAAGGGAAGGGGGAGACCGATGACGGGGTCGACTATTTTGACCTTCTAGGAACTGCGACTTGGCTTTTGGGATATTAATGAAGCTGCCTTCTTATTGGTGTTTGCCTGCCTTACTTGCTTCAACCTTTCCACCTACGAacagtaattttatttataccacatttctatatcATCTTAGGTGGTATCTGATGTGAACAGCCgtatcatttaaaaaatttgcaaaattcaAGGAAATGAATGAGAAAGCCTCGTTGTAtaccataatcatcatttaattaactagtttttcttaattattagtttattaaataatgaactaatttaaaaatatgattaattcaaatga encodes the following:
- the LOC137717164 gene encoding uncharacterized protein, yielding MDFLQSQLRYINSQTEESAPIDKSRIVKDILLQAGLILFVVIAFLTINNIPQKLFAKLRYRFRNKTAARAKRHFVLGAQLLAQSRSADSLSSSASASLSQQALDEAEKAIALVPKDAAAHILKSLALDAQGYKTSALDAIDVALSPLCRKSLTDEERGDALVKRAEIMLSMNRKAQVDPVIEDLNRAVELSPENVKAFCTLGECYEGKKMTEEARKAYEAALRVQPRLKAAMDALERLGSS